The Acidimicrobiales bacterium sequence ATATCGGTCTCGACTCGGATTCTGGCCATTGTCGAACCCTACGATCCCGCACCCCTCGGCGGATGCACGAGCAGGTGCCCACTTGTGGGGTGCCGCGCCCGGGCGGCGACACTGGGTGGGTGAAACGCAACGAACCCGCTCGCAAGGTGCTCGCCAAGGAGATCCCCGCAACCGACCTGTTGGTCGTCCTCCCGCTCTCGCAGAAGGTGGGTGTCGCCGGCGCGAGTTCCGACGGTGCGGCGCGGTCGGGCTCGACGGTCTACTCGTTGCCCTACGCCAGGGGGCTTGGAATCGACCACACGACGCGCGGGCACCGTCTCGACCTCGTCGACTCGTGGCTCGTGGTGACGCCCACCGAACTGCGGTTCTACGGCATCAACCAGTGGTCGCTGACGGGCAAGCCGAAGGGCCACCGCGAGACGATCGCGCGCGACGGCGTCTCTCTCGGATGGTTCGACACCAACGCGCTCACGATGGTCAACCGGGTGCTCCACTTCCACTTCCCCGACGGCACCCACCTCCTCTCGGCGACGATGTTGCGAGCCGGGTCGAGCAAGAAGACGTACAACGACGAACCACAGCTGCTCGTCGAGCAGTTCGGTGACGCGGCGACCGAGGTCGGCTGAGCCGTTCAGTCGATCGAGCGGCGATACACCGTCACGTGGACGTCCGCGTCGGCGGTGAACGGCTCGCCCCGCCAGCCGCCGTCACGCCGCTCGACCGTGAAGCCCGCCGCCGTGAACAGGTCGTCGAGCTGGTCGGGCGTGCGGTAGTGGAGCTCCCAGGGACGCATCCGCACTCCGGCCCCGGTGACGTCGATGTGTTGGCCGCGGATCACCTGGGCGTCGGCGTCGTGCTGTGAGGCGCTGATCACCGCCCGGTCCGTGGTGATCTCGCGCACGGACACCCCGCCGTCGGTGAGCCCGTCGGCCGGCGGGACGAAGCCCTCGATGACCACGCAGCCACCCGGCTGGACCGCCGTGGCGAGAACCGCCGCACAGCGCGCCTGGGCGTCGGTCGAGGTGAGGTTGAAGAAGGTGTTGAACGCGGCGAACGCCACGGCGAACGAATCGGGCTCTACCGGCGGATCCGCCATGTCGGCTTCGAGGACCGTGATCGCGTCGGCGCCCGGCTTGGCCCGGAGTCGGTCGAGCATCGCCCGTGACGCGTCGATTCCGGTCACCGCCAGCCCGGCCGCGGCGAGCGGCAGGGCGAGTCGGCCGGTGCCGACGCCGAGTTCGAGCACGGGACCGCCGTCGGCGAGCGCGGTGATCCCGGCCACGGTCGCGGCGACATCGCTGACGTCGCCGTACCAGTCGTCGTACACGTCGGCGAAGCTCTCGCCGTAGGTCTCCGGTCCGTACCTCTGCACGCTCGCAGTCTGCCGTGGCCGGGCCGAGTCCGTAGGCTGAGGCGATGGACACCGGCGGCGCCACGCCCGAGATCTACCTCGACCATGCTGCGTCCACGCCGGTGCGCCCCGAGGCTCGGGACGCCTGGCTCGCGGCGACCGACACCCACCACGCCAACCCGACCGGGTCCCACAAGGCGGCGCGCGCCGCCCGCCGGGCCCTCGACGACGCCCGCGACGCAGTCGCCGCGGCGTTGGGTCGTCCGCCCGCCGAGTTGATCTTCACCAGCGGCGGCTCGGAGGCCGACAATCTGGCGGTGCGGGGCGTCCTGGCCGCGCGTGGCGGTGTGGCGGTGTGCTCGGCGGGGGAGCACCATGCCGTGCTCGAACCGGTCGAACACGCGGGCGGCGTGACGGTCGGTCTCGACGAGACCGGGCGGGTCGCGCCGGACGACCTGGCCGACCTGCTCGACGGGCGCGACGACGTGTCGATCGTGTCGCTCATCGCGGTCAACAACGAGACCGGCGCGGTCAACGACCTGCCGGCGCTCGCCGCGGTCGTGCGCGACCACGCGCCCGGTGCGCTGATCCACACCGACGCGGTGCAGGCGTTGAGCTGGGTCGACGTCGCGGAGGTGGCGGCCGACGCCGACCTCGTGTCGATCACCGGCCACAAGGTGGGAGGCCCGATCGGCACCGGCGCTCTGTTCGTGCGCCAGGGCGTGGAACTCGGGGCCCAGATCCTCGGCGGCGGTCAGGAACGGGGGCGGCGGGCGGGCACCCCCGACGTGGCCGGTGCCGCGGCGTTCGCGGCCGCCGTGGAGGCCACCGTCGAGCGGCGTGAGTCCGAGGTCGCCCGGCTGGGTGCGCTCCGCGACCGTCTGATCGCGGGGCTGGTCGACGAGCTGGGCGACGTCGTCACCCCCACCATCGCCCGACCGGGTGACGTCGCGCGGGTCGCCGCGGGGATCGCCCACGTGATCCTCGCGGACATCGAAGCCGAGGCCCTGCTGTTCCTGCTCGACCAGCAGGGCATCCGCGCGTCGGCCGCCTCGTCGTGTTCGTCCGGCGCGCAGGACCCGTCGCACGTGCTCGCCGCAATGGGCGTGCCCCGGGAGGTCGCCCAGGGATCGCTACGGCTGTCGCTCGGGTGGACGTCCACCGAGGCCGACGTCGACGCGGCGCTCGCGATCATCCCCGACGCGGTGCATCACCTCCGCGCCCACGGCGGCGGCTGACGGGGCTCAGCCCCAGCGGACCAGCGAACTCGCCCAGGTGAACCCGGCGCCGAACGCGGCGATGCAGACGAGCATCCCCGGTTCGAGCTTGCCGGCCTTCAGCGCCTCGTCGAGCCCGATCGGAATCGTCGCGGCCGTCGTGTTGCCGAACCGCTGGATCGTGTTGAAGACCTTGTCGTCGTCCTCGATACCGAGCTGCTTGGCGGCGAAGTAGTTGATGCGCATGTTGGCCTGGTGGAAGATCCAGAGGTCGACGTCGTCGACCGTGAACCCGTTGGTGTCGAGCGCCTCCATGGCCACCTCGGGCATCCGGGTGACGGCGTGCTTGAACACGGTCTTGCCGTTCATGCGGGGGTACTGGGCCTTGCGTTCGAGCCAGTCGTTGTCCCACCGGTTGGGCGCGAACGTCATCGACGGACCCTCGGTCCACAGCTCCTTGGCGTAGCTGCCGTCGGCGTGGAGGTGCGACGAGTAGATGTGGGGCTGCGTCGCGGGGTCGTCGACCTCGGTCGCCCGGAGAACCGCGGCGCCGGCACCGTCACCGAACAGCACCGTGATGTCGCGGCCCTCGGTGGAGACATCGAGGCCCTTGGAATGGATCTCGGCGCCGACGAGCAGGATCGTGTCGGCCATGCCGCCACGGATGAACATGTCCGCCTGGGCCATGCCGTAGACGAAGCCGCTGCACTGCTGGCGGACGTCGATGGCGGGGATTTTCGGGCAGTCGAGCTTCGCCTGGAGGAAGCAGGCGGTGCCGGGGAACTCGTGGTCGGGTGAGAGCGTCGCGAAGAGGATCATGTCGAGGTCGGCCGGGGTGATGCCGGCCGCGGCCATCGCCTTGTTCGCCGCCTCCAGGCCGAGGTCGCTCGTCGTGGTGTTGTCCGGCTCGACCCAGTGGCGTTCCTCGATGCCCGAGCGGCTCTGGATCCACTCGTCCGAAGTGTCCATCCATTGCGTCAGGTCGTCGTTCGTCACCACACGATCGGGAACGAACGAACCGACTCCGGCGATGCGAGTGCGTCGAGTCATGGTCGAGAACTTACGCTGGTCATGTGCCTTCTGACCGCATCGCCCCCGCCGGGGTTACCGACGACGGACCCGTCATGGTGATGATGTCCGGCGGCGTCGACTCGTCCGTCGCCGCGGCGCTGCTCCAGCAGGCCGGCCACGAGGTCGTCGGGGTCACGATGAAGCTGTGGGGCGGGCCGAGCGACACCGGGTGTTGCGCGGTGAGCGACGTCGACGACGCCCGCCGGGTCGCGGATCGGCTGGGGATCGAGCACCACGTGTTCAACTTCGGCGACGACTTCGAACGCGACGTGGTCGGGCCGTATGTCGCCGATCACGCGGCGGGGCGCACGCCCAATCCGTGCATCGAGTGCAACCGGCATCTCAAGTTCGACCGGCTCCTGCGCCGGGCGGACGCGCTCGGCTTCACCCGGGTCGCCACCGGGCATCACGCCCGCGTTGTGGCGACCCCCGACGGGCCCCGGCTCGGGCGGGGCGCGGACGCGGCCAAGGACCAGTCCTACGTCCTCCATGTGCTCGACCAGGACGTGCTCGGGCGGCTCGTGCTGCCGCTCGGGGGGATGACGAAGGCGGACGTGCGGGCGCTCGCCGCGGACCTGGATCTGCGGACTGCACACAAGCCCGAGAGCCAGGACGTCTGCTTCATCACGAACGAGCACGGCCGGGAGACGTTCCTCGGTGATCGGATCCCGCTGCGGCGAGGTCGTGTCGTCGATCGGGACGGCGTGGAGGTCGGGACGGTGCCGGCGATCGAGATGGTCACGATCGGACAGCGCAAGCGCCTCGGGCTCGCCGGCGGCACGGACCCCCGCTATGTCGTCGACGTGGACCCCGCGAGCAGCACGGTGACCGTGGGCGAGAAGGCCGACCTGACGGTGGACCACACGCCGCTGGACAGCTGGACGTGGATCGGGCGCCCCATCGACGGTGAGGTGATGCTCCAGTGCAGCGCCCACGGTCGCGCCGAGCCCGGCCGGGTCGTCGACGGTCGGGTCGAGTGGACGGCCGGCCACCGCAGGATCGCCCCCGGCCAGAGCGTCGTCGCCTACGTCGATGACCTCGTCACCGGCGGCGGCATCGCCACTCGCTGAAGTGAAGCGGGGGTCAGACCCCTGCTTCACCCGGGAGAAAGTACGGGGGTCTGACCCCAGAAAGTACGTAATGGGGTCTGACCCCAGAAGGTATGGGTCAGGTGATGGGGAAGCCGCGGGTCTGGGCGACGCGGAGGACGGATGCGGGGCGGGTGGGGGAGATGAGGATCGATCGAAGGGTCTGTTCCTCGGTCGTCGTGCGGCCGGTCACGACCGGCAGCTCGATCGGCGTGCCGAACTTCAGTTCGACGGCGAGGCCGAGCGCGGCGCTGGTCATGTCGGCCGCCGTCGTGTGGGCGAGGGCCGGTGCGATGCCGGCGATCTCGCGCTTCTGGAAGAGCACGGGCTCGCGCATCACGGTGAGGTCGTGGACGACGAGGCCATTCGGCACGAACACGAGGAAGCGCCGCGTGAGGTTGTCGAGCGTCCGGCCGGCGAAGAAGGCGATCGTCCACCCGAGCGCGGTGACGACGCTGCCGAGGACCCACTGTTCGTCGCCGAGCAGCAACGGTCCCGCAAGGGCACCGGCGACGGTGACCATCCAGGTGGGTACGACGAGTCCGATCAGGACCGGCCCGGGCGGCCGGAGCGCGAATCGGCGTTCGTCGCCGTAGCTGGCCCCGTCGATGAAGCGATCGCCGAACGCCGAACTCAGGACGAGCCCGCTGACGACGACGGCGGCGACGAGACCGATGACCGTCGCCGTGGTGTCGTCGGACTGGGTCGCGGCCCACAGCGCCACCGGGATCGTGC is a genomic window containing:
- a CDS encoding class I SAM-dependent methyltransferase; the protein is MQRYGPETYGESFADVYDDWYGDVSDVAATVAGITALADGGPVLELGVGTGRLALPLAAAGLAVTGIDASRAMLDRLRAKPGADAITVLEADMADPPVEPDSFAVAFAAFNTFFNLTSTDAQARCAAVLATAVQPGGCVVIEGFVPPADGLTDGGVSVREITTDRAVISASQHDADAQVIRGQHIDVTGAGVRMRPWELHYRTPDQLDDLFTAAGFTVERRDGGWRGEPFTADADVHVTVYRRSID
- the mnmA gene encoding tRNA 2-thiouridine(34) synthase MnmA, with protein sequence MPSDRIAPAGVTDDGPVMVMMSGGVDSSVAAALLQQAGHEVVGVTMKLWGGPSDTGCCAVSDVDDARRVADRLGIEHHVFNFGDDFERDVVGPYVADHAAGRTPNPCIECNRHLKFDRLLRRADALGFTRVATGHHARVVATPDGPRLGRGADAAKDQSYVLHVLDQDVLGRLVLPLGGMTKADVRALAADLDLRTAHKPESQDVCFITNEHGRETFLGDRIPLRRGRVVDRDGVEVGTVPAIEMVTIGQRKRLGLAGGTDPRYVVDVDPASSTVTVGEKADLTVDHTPLDSWTWIGRPIDGEVMLQCSAHGRAEPGRVVDGRVEWTAGHRRIAPGQSVVAYVDDLVTGGGIATR
- a CDS encoding beta-ketoacyl-ACP synthase III, producing MTRRTRIAGVGSFVPDRVVTNDDLTQWMDTSDEWIQSRSGIEERHWVEPDNTTTSDLGLEAANKAMAAAGITPADLDMILFATLSPDHEFPGTACFLQAKLDCPKIPAIDVRQQCSGFVYGMAQADMFIRGGMADTILLVGAEIHSKGLDVSTEGRDITVLFGDGAGAAVLRATEVDDPATQPHIYSSHLHADGSYAKELWTEGPSMTFAPNRWDNDWLERKAQYPRMNGKTVFKHAVTRMPEVAMEALDTNGFTVDDVDLWIFHQANMRINYFAAKQLGIEDDDKVFNTIQRFGNTTAATIPIGLDEALKAGKLEPGMLVCIAAFGAGFTWASSLVRWG
- a CDS encoding aminotransferase class V-fold PLP-dependent enzyme — its product is MDTGGATPEIYLDHAASTPVRPEARDAWLAATDTHHANPTGSHKAARAARRALDDARDAVAAALGRPPAELIFTSGGSEADNLAVRGVLAARGGVAVCSAGEHHAVLEPVEHAGGVTVGLDETGRVAPDDLADLLDGRDDVSIVSLIAVNNETGAVNDLPALAAVVRDHAPGALIHTDAVQALSWVDVAEVAADADLVSITGHKVGGPIGTGALFVRQGVELGAQILGGGQERGRRAGTPDVAGAAAFAAAVEATVERRESEVARLGALRDRLIAGLVDELGDVVTPTIARPGDVARVAAGIAHVILADIEAEALLFLLDQQGIRASAASSCSSGAQDPSHVLAAMGVPREVAQGSLRLSLGWTSTEADVDAALAIIPDAVHHLRAHGGG